The Elaeis guineensis isolate ETL-2024a chromosome 5, EG11, whole genome shotgun sequence DNA segment TTTATTTGTTGTAATAAAATCCAGATATATGAAGCGAAGCGTTTGGAGTAAGGTTTCATGGATATTTTTATGGTTTCTTTGTTGGACTTTGAATCATTTTTCATCTTATACCCATTTGCAACAAACTGAAGTGAAATTCACATTTTAGGCAGATTTAAGTTGCACTTATTTCAtgctatctgatttttttttttaaattttttttaatgctttCAAACTTGTTTCAAGTTGAATGGCTAGGTTTCTTGGTGTATCACCAAATGGTTTTTCTCTATCCTATTATTAATTTAGAGGAATCATGCACTGGCATCCCAAGCCATCCCAATTGGATCTAAATAAGAACCAGTAATTAACGAAGCCTCATAACTACTCATTGTGTATCATCGTTTACACTGTGCTCTATTTCTAGCTTTTCACCTCCAGTTCCCTCtgttctttggagatattgtaaACAGAGACATCTCCATTCTAGGAGTCAGAGCTCATCAGTCATCATCATCCAGTCAATATTGAAATCTATCAGTACTCCCCATCTGCTGCTCTAGTTTCTTCTTCAAATCAATTTTTTAGCTTGCTGTTTGTTCTAGTCGGGACTTTCTGAATTGGACAGTCTGCAATAGAACTTTCTTTATTGTGCAGAGCTCTCTTGCTCATCACTAACCTTGTGGTTTTCTGGCAAACAACTATGGAACCATGATGATGACAAATCATGGTCTTTCTGTCAAAAAAACTGGTGCTTTTGTCAAATAAAGACCACTTTCTTGATGGCCATAAAACTCAGAGGAAAAAGCATCATTGCTCATGTGACATCTAATGAGATGGACTTGGACGGAACAGATGCCTCTCAAGATAGGGAAAAAGAAAGGAACTTTCATCTGTAGTAAAAGGGAGAGATCTTTCCTCTTTTCCTTTGACTCATTCATTGCCTTCCATTTCACAGCCTTCCATTTGTAAAGGATTTATGAGAAGGTGTTGAACTTCTTTCCCATATCTTGTTATGAGGAAGGTGCTGAACTCTTCTCTCAACTTTATCTAGGATAGGATGTCATTTTGATTTTCGTTTTCCTCTAATCATTGTTTTACATATGAATGGAATAtcttttttttgggtggggggtGGGTGGTAAAATATGGTTTAAGTTATCGGGTATGTGTAAGAGAAGGGAGGGAACAATGAAGAACAGAACAGATTATGTGGGAGCGGAAAATTGGATTCAGAGCATCAGTTTGGATGATGACTTGTGATGCATAGTTCTGGAATGTTATCAATTATCCATTCACATCAAGATCCAACTGGCCTCCACCAATTAGAAGGTGAGGCAAGTTGGAATAGGATTCCAGGGTGGGGCTCTTTAGTATCTTGTTAAACCAAATTCTATTGCTGCAAAGTACAGTGAGCCATCATTCGACATCAGTAATTATGATTACAATGTTTAAGATATCAATAAACAAAAACTTTAATTCTTTAAACATTTtcgataataaatatttttatctgatATATGGATGAAAGAGTTCAAGCCTGATGAGATTTGTTCTGCATGAATTTCAATAGCATGGATCATGTTGAAGGATGCGGATTCTAGTTATATGACAAACCATGTTCTGTCCACCTGACGAACACATAAGAAAGCTCCAATACAATTGACAACCTAATTCTTAGATTAGAtgattttcattaatttttgacCACTTGGTCTGCTGTTCCTTTTCATGCACATAAACTTATATTTCCATGCAAATATGCAACATAATAAATGTAAACCTCCTTTGCCATTCGACAGTCTTTAAGACTGCATGGTCTCGTACTCATAAAATACCATTCTTTCTAGTGTTAACAATTTCCATGCACGTTTCAAAGACATTTTTAGTTCTTCAGGCATTTAAGTTTCCTTTTCTACCAGATAATGCTAATTTGAAAGATGATAAGCTTTTTCAGTGATTTCTATTTTCTACCATGATATTGTTTCTGCAGATCAAGAATACAACCTTCATTGTGTTTGTTTCTGCTGAAGTGGTGGAACTTAAACATAATAGACCAATTGCCCTGCTAAGTTGGATTGATAAGTTGCTGTGTAGTTGGAAAgagagttctttttttttttttctaaacccaaaaaaaaaaaacttgggaaTCAGAGAGCTTTCATTTACATATTACAGTTAAAGTTCTCGAAGTGTTTGAGTAGATCAAAGTTATAGACATTGATGCATAACAATTGACTTCTGGATGTGGATATCTGCATTATAGTAAGTTCTCGAAGTGTTTGAGGACATCAAACTTATAGACATTGATGCATAACGATTGACTTCTGGAGGTGTATATCTGCATTATAGTAAGGGGTGGGTAGTGTTTGACCAGAGTGAATGTTCAAAGGCCTGAAGTTATGTGGATTGTGGATGGTTGTGGTTTACATATTCTCTCTACTGGTCTTGTTTGTATTGGGTCCTGGGCTCTGGTCCATGTTTATTGGTGCATAGCTAGTTTAATTCTACTTTTGAAATCTTTATGCTCCACTCCTTGAAATGTATAGAATTTTACATACCTTAATCTATTGGGATCAAATCCGTTGAATCTTTGGTGCTGTTTGGGAAgtcttcataaaaaattaaaacttctATTCTACAAGGGTTCTTGTGTTACTGAATCATAATTACTTTCTTGCCAGCATCTTCATATAACTTTATTTAGCAACATGTACGTTGCGATAATCCCTAAACTGAGTGGAATGTAGGAAAAGGATTCATGTAGTAGACCCCAACTAATTAAGGCTTTGTTGAGTTAAGTTACATTGCAATAATCCTACGATGCTCTTTCCTGATTTGGCACAACTGGTGGCTCTTAATTTATTCCTGTATTTTTCTTTCTATATATACAGAATTTGGTGATGCTTATGATTTTTTGGTTCACCACTAATTTCATCTTATCTTACTTTCTTATTGCATTTCTTCAGCTCTTCGTTGTGCAATTCAGGCTTTCCGCAGGGAAGAAGAGTCACAGTCATCAAAAGCATCCAAAAGAAGAAGAGATAGGTTTGAACAAGTATGAATTTTCAATGGGTTGAACcattgaacttttcaaaattgggattttttttcttttaatattcaATGATGTTCTGGCATTCTGAAATCATCCACTTCCTCTCTCATGAAGGACAAATGTAGTTATGTCGATCCTTTTCCGGTAGATTTTTCTCGGGGTAAAGGTGTTCAATTTCCATTTTCAGTTTCTGATCGGGTTATAATCAAGGTAAGATAGCAACttcttaacctttttttttttttaaattccattgcactaaatattttaaatactgTCCACATCAGGGAAACAAGAGGACACCACAGCGGTTTGTTGGACGTGTGGCAGTTGTGACAACACAGTGCTTAAATGGATGGTCAGTTGTTTTTCCAgacattttgatttattttgttgTGAAGGACTGCTTATCATAATACTGTTGCACCACTTAAGATGCCCGGCATTTGCATCCATATATTGCAACTTTTACTCTTCTCTTTCACCATTTTGATGAgcattcatctctctctctctcccccccaccccccccctgtCACTCTCTTGCTCTCTCGCTTTATCTTTCTAGAATGACTTGATCTTTTTGAGAACCGATCCTGTCACTGCTTTTAAAGGGCGAGGGAATCAGTATGGTGAGGGAAGTTTAGTCTAGAAGGGTAAGGTCTCTTCATTGATACTATGAGTTTAAGACAATGTTTCGTTTGTGAAGCAATATGGATAAACTTAGCCTCGGTAAAACCTAAggcaaatgtttttttttttttttttaatttctttaagaTTGCACATACACacttatatacatatgtacacatGAATGCGCATATGTACATGAACACATGCATTAATGCATGCATGATGATGATTTTGCTTAAAGTAGGTCTATGCATTAGGTGCATGACAAATGTGGACTGTTAAGATACGATATGGCATGGTTTACTGTTAGTTAGTTTGGCCATTTCACGGTCTAAAACTTCACTGAAAATGTGATGTCTCTATGAAAGATTTCTTTTATTCTCCACGAACCCACCACCGAGCACAAAGTGAAATGTGAACTAGATTGTTAATTCCTTGTTTCAGCTTCAAATGTGATAAAACAAGTCCATTCTGTGAGGGCTTTAGATATAACCAATTAAATTTTGTCTGGAAATGAATCTTCTTGAAACCAAAGTCAGAATGCAGCCAAGGTAGTTAAAACTGATGGAAGCAGCCAAATCTTGTTGCCTTCTTTTCAGATTGGTTGTCACTGAAATGACTCAAATTTGGCAGAATGTTCTGGAGCCTAGGTTGACTTCGCCATTTCAGGGTGACGGATTGAATACTAAGATTGTTGGTCACGTTGAGACTGACATAACAATAGATGCATTGACCAAGGGAAAATATGGTGATTTCCCTTCTTTTGGTATCCTGATGCACTCCATTTCGTAACTTAAAATTAGAGCAATTTGGTTCTATTCATTCCAATTCACTATGCATTATGTATCAATTAACAATATAGATTCATTGCATGGTACTTAAACATAATATAAAACACCTTGTACATAATCACCAATTATCCCATCGAATGACATGTTAAACTTGAAGTGTGGCCTCAACAActttaaattgttttcaaattCAAAGAGCAAGAAGCTAAATTTGTTTATTAGTTTATTGAGCAATATCTGGATAAATTTTCAGTAACTATTGGTAGTATTACAATTTCAGTTACTCTATGCTTGGTGTCAGTCTGATAGGTTGTACTTAGTTTTCCGTATTGCACCAATAGCATCTATTGACACCATAACTGCATACAAGGTTGTGTTGTGGAAAGCATTTTACATGGAAGTAGCAATATATGTAGTATTGTGGAACTGATGCCATCCTCATTTCCATCCTAAACAGGTATGTAGTGAAGACGTTGGACAACGCGGAGAGTGTCAAATTGCAGTATCGTTCTTTGACAAAGGTTATGGATGATCAAGTGTCAAATATGATCTCAAATAAAGCTCATGCGCCAAATTGGCTCTAATGCCATGATGTACAGATGGAGTCATGCAAAATGTTGAACTGTTGCTGAGAAATCTGAAAGCCCTATTTGTTTTGTTAGTGAGACACAATTAACCATACAGCATTCTGTACAACCAAACAAGTGACCTTGATAAGTTGCTGTCCTGTCTTATTGGCAAGTGCTCTATGGTCGGGGTCTGAAAAGTAGGGTCATATATAAAGATGTACTCTTTTGTACCCGAATAGTTAAAGCAAGTCTGGTATCATTTGGCCGTTTGGCCAAACTATTTTGTATCCAACTGATTTGACAGAAACAATAGAGTGTTGATTTTCAGATTGGCCAAAGACATGGTGTTGAATTTTGTCATGTATTGGAATTTGCAAACTGGCTTTGCAGGATAGGGTGTTTGCAAACTGGTTTCGCCCAAAATAAAGTGTCTTATTGGCTGTTTGGGCAGGTGAGAACTATTTTAACGTAGCAAATTGGCTCTTCATACTCATGCAGATGGATGACACGTGAATATgagttttcaaaactttattggAACATAAAATGCTGATATTACCGTTTCATAGTGCATGTTATGATTTTCCTGTGGTGGAGATATTATGAAACATTTTTCCTTTTTAGGGGCTGTTTGTTTTTTTAATTTGGATTCAGTAATGTGTCTctaatgatatttatttttggTATTGTTTTTCTTATATGGTGTAGAAACAGAGTCTTGTCATTGTCCCTCTGGGATTCTCAGGCAGAAAAAAATAGTATTCCTGATATAACTTGCAGTTCTAAAGGGGTCCCATGCGCAGGTTGGATTTCTTATGATTGGAAATTCCATTTGAAGTTGGAGATTAGCAAGAGAAATATTAGTTTCTGGCAAACATTTCATTGCATCTCTTAAACCAGCATGGTTCACAGACCTTTTTCTGATTTCAACCAAATCAAGTTTTGCATTCTAATAAACATTAATGCATACGTTTGCAACCcccaataaataaataagtaaagcATACTTATGAATTATGTGCATAAGATGAATCATGCCATAGTCCAAAGCTTGGATGCACATATATTGATCCAGTATGCAACTCTCATACTGGCTTAATAAATCCATGAAACATTATGTTCCGATCCCTGAAATGGCATCATCGAAACAGAGCTAATTCCATTACTATGGATTTATCTGGATGTCTGGATCTTGTGTAGGTGGAGGTAGATAAAAGGCTGTTTCCAAGCAGCTGCAGATGTTTTGTTTGCTTTCTTCTGAAGACAGTAatccatcaaatttatcaagtaaaCGAATCAATACTAAAGGAAAAAGACAACAGCGAGGTGCAAAAATTAAAAGAACAAACAGAGGAGGTTAGATGGGCTTTGGAGTTGGTGGGGGATATGGGAGTGGACAACAGGAACAAAATTATTGCCAAGAGATCCAACTTAACAATGTTCTTAGAAGTTAGAGTCCTAATTAGCCATCCATTTACTTCATACGTGTAATGCACGCGCATCAAGATCCGGTTGAAGAAGCATGGTACAAATATCATGCTCGACTGCGAGCCATAAaatgatctaattggattaattaaaagcaaaaaattcttctttataaCCGACAAGACTTGACCAGCCTATCCAGCTCCTCCTCGCTCACCTAGAACGCTGTTTCAAGAGCAATGAGTTCGCCACCACGAGGAGCTGCGGCCGGTTCTTCCTCGCCGACGTTGTGAAGCCGGCGAACTCCAGCGTGATCCAAGGGATGCCACCTGGCAGAAGGGGAAGTTGCGCTGAATCCAGAAGACATCCCCCTCCGTCACCTCGGCATTCATGGTTGCTGAGCCGTCCGGAAACGCAACCTGGACAGTACCCCGAGCCACGCAGGATGACACCGTACTCCGTCGCTGTTGGGTTAACATGCGGTGATAGCATTGATCTCTGCATGGAAGTTACATGCATACTCATTTAGTCAGTTTAGTATAGCTTAAAAAAACTAGCGTGACATGGAGATGTTAAGAAAATGGAAAAGTAGTTTTGATCTATATAAAAGCCTATATTAActatatatatgattatataacTTTGCTCTcaatcctttcataatcacagaGCCTTCTCTCAGATGTCAAACTTCTATcttatacaatatatatatatatatatatatatatatatatatatatccaatcaACATTAATCTGATCATCACATCTAGGGATAAATTACTGAGCTCTGTGAGGTTGACGAGATAAATCCTGATGCCGGACTGTATATGAAAACAGACTTCAAACAGAGCTCAGAGATTCAATGGATCAAGTAAATCAGGTTTCGGTTTCAAAAATAAGGTTGCCGGTTATCAGAAGCAGAGCTTCAGACTGGGGGGAGAGTTGGGATCACCTTAATTTTCAGAACCATTAGAGAGCTAAAGTCAGGCCGACGATGGCTTCCCTTCAGACTGAAAAGGAGAGCTTAAATTAGCATACAACTGATGTATTGAACAGTTACACTGATGTATTGAACAGTTACAGTTCTTTGAAACTAaacaatataaatattaataaattatgaaGGTTCACCcttcttttcatcaaaaaaaaagataaatcctGATGCCGGACTGTCGCAGAGGGGAATAAAGGAATAGTCATGCTTGTCAATGGCAATGCTATATGTGTACCACAGAGGATCCTGGGTCAGCTTACTTGGTTGCAGCTCTGAATAAAATTTCAAGTTCCACCATTGCACATATATATTCTGATGAAATAAACAAACAGCCACAGATGAATGCTTAAAAGATATCATGATATTATTTACAGAGAGTAATTCCACTCCAACCAACCCTAATAAAGGTTCGGAAACAATTAATGGTTGGTCTTCTTTCACAGCATCGATCGTTGGATTGTACCGTATATTGATGTCAAATTACTCTAAACTTTTTCATTCATCTATTTGTACAAATTTCAAAGTAACTATTGTGATCCAACAGTTGATTCGTGTGAAGGTGAatcctcacacacacacacacacacagagacacacacagagagagttATGGTGCTGGTCTTTGCCaacatttttctcaaaaaattgcaGCTGGCACAAGCAGTAGAGATGGCACCTCACTTTAGACTAGAAAAAGATGGAACATcatttttagataatttatggAATTCAAAAAGCTTTGTCAAAATAACAAAACCTGTCAACAACGCCCTAACGATAAAAGTAGAAAACTAAAACCAATAACAAACGAAAGAAAACAGAAATCCCAAAAGAGAGCTAAGCGTAGCAATTAAGCTCATGCAAAGAGCCCCCTCTTCATCACCAACACCTCCTCCCCCTTCCACTTCTTCCCACTTTCCTCCATTTCTCGATGAGGCGAAGTCGGAAGTATGACCGCCTCCCGCTGCGCTTTGACGAGCCTCTCCAGCTGCTCCTCGCTCACCCCGAATGCCGCCGCAAGCTCCGGACCCCTCATGCCATGCAGCAGTGAGCTCTTCCCGACGAGGAATTGCGGCCTATTCTTTCTCGCTGATGTGGTGAAGCCAAAGAACTCAAGCGGTGCTCCGTCGGATGCAATCTGGCAGAAGGGGAAATAACGAGGGATCCAGAAGACATCCCCTTCTGACACCTTAGCATTCATGGCAGCTGTACCGTTGGGAAACACAACTTGAATAGTCCCTGATCCACGGAGTATGATGCCATACTCTGTTGCAGTTGGGTTCACATGCGGTGATAGCATCGCTCCCTGCATAAAAGTGTCATGCTCGATTGGTCATATACTTTGGTTGTTGTAGAACAAAGTAACGTGACATGAAGAATTTGTTGAGATAAACACAATGGAATATGTGATGATCCATATTTCCGATGTAACGTTTATATACAGTCtctatttagttaaaaagaaaaaaaagaccatATCAATTATATTTACATTAATGTTGTAAACAAAGTTTAGTCAATCTTTTCATGAAGCCTTCTCGACTTTGAGACACGCTCGATTGTAATCCAATTTTCACAAAGGTTTGTGTGATGCTTGTTTATAATTTGTgttcagttaaaaaaaaaaataccatataaattttatttatattgttgcaaaaaaaaaaaaaaaaaaaacagtttaGTCAATCTTTTCATGAAGCTTTCTCGACTTTGAGACATGCTCAATTGTAATCCTATTTTCACAAAGCCTCGTCTGATGCTGGAACATAAATAGAACTAGTGCGATAGTAGAAGATATTTAAAACTACTATACATTGTGCAATCAAAAATATTGTACATTGTGCAGTGTATATCTGCATTAATCAACTTTAATCTTATTATCAAATCTAAGAATAATGATGACAACATCTTAACAGGAATTACTGACCGCTTTGAGGTTGACGAGATAGACCCCAAGGTTGGAGTGTCTTAAAGCGGAATAGTCATGCTTATCAATGGCAATGCTGTACCCATAGTCGTTCCGGTAGCTCGGCTTTGTGTCATAGAGGTTGTATGATGCTGGTGAGTGGACCAACCTGTGCCTTCTCTGCACCCTGCAGTCGCCCTTTCCAAGCAGAGATTTGAGAAGGCATCGCCATGTCCATAAATCATCTTCCTCTTGTTCAGCTTCATCATCGTCATCGGAATCCATTTCTTTCTCTTGGACCATTCTCTCTTTCAGTTGCATTATGGAAGACAAATAGTCAGGTTGGTCAGCCGCCTCACCACTAAGGCGAATGATAGGACCACCCCTCTGCCTGTTCAAGACCATTTCTAGTTGATCAGAGCTGACCTGTGGGAATCCATGACTCCAAAAGAATAAGTATTTTGTTATGTGTCATGAATTGTAGCGGATCATAAGAGAATCGGATATAATTTGCTCACATTGAAAGCAGCTGAAAGCGTGCTGGCATCAAACCCAGAAAGCACCGATCTTGGGTGCACTCCTCCACCAATGTAGAACGACTGCCAATTGACAGAACGAAGGATGTTAATCCAACGTTTTTAACTCAACTGAAGAACTTCCTGTAGTGAAATCAAGGAGGAAGGACAACTCCATGACACAAACCTGCGGGTAAGCGCCATAATCCATGCTCTCCCAATTGTCGATGCTACAAATGATGTGCAATCTCTCGCTTTTGCCGGAATTAACGATGTAGAAGGACGACCCGGCCGGAATTGCATCAATGTAGCCCGATCTAAGCCGCTTCTCCACCAACTTATTCTTATAGATATATCCAACTTTTGCCTCCCCTTTACCACCACATACAAAGTCAGCATAAATGAGTTGATGGCATATATATGCGGCAATGATAATGTTATGAAGTACTAGACTGTGTCATGTTAcaaccaaaatatgaatcaacGAAACATCTTCATGCACGAAGACATGCATGCATGCAAAAGGCCATCTTATTGTGATGTCTAAAagagatgaagagagagagagggagggaggggttTACCTCTGCGTACAAAGAGAATGAGGCTGGCATCAATATATTGGGGGATGTAGAGAGTGTTAGGCTCCATGGTGATGAAGCCAATATGCATGGGGCTGTGGTTGCCCCTATAACGGTAACCCATCACCAGCCGCACCTTTCCAGCATCAGTCTTCAACACCTCCTTGGACCTCCTCAGTATGAAGAGGCCCCTGTCTTCTGGGGATCTGTGCGCCTTTTCTTCCacccttttctctcttccttccattCCTCTCCCTGCCATCACGACCATCAGACACCAGGAGGAGAGCAGCAACAGTGCAAGGATCGCTGATGCCGTCCGATCTCCCATGGCACTCACCATCTTAATTgactctctcttttctcctttctcctttcttctttgctCTCTGCTTAATTAGCACAGTAGTGCTAGTGAGGTGAGGCTGGTTGACCCGAGAGGTGGGCTTAAGAAGGGCGTGAGGGAGAGTGAGGTTTTGACACGTATCCTGCATGCGTGAAAGATTTGGGGCTTACGTGGGGTTCAGGGGCTTGACCAACTCCGCAAGGAGGTTGCGAAGAGATCTCATTCTGTTTATATACCGAGGTGACTGTTGACCATTCTACGTGGGGAAGTTTTACCGAGTTAGAGTGCGCTGGCCTCCCATATCGGGCCTCCTATGCGACACTGGTTACCGTACAAATCCTTTACAACTCAAATTTGCGAACAAATGCTCGTTATTGACAAAATGACACCTATATCTGTATCTCCTAGCATCTTCCTCGCGCCAGAAGAAGTCCCAACAGAATAAGCAACGCACCTAAAATGCTGGGACGAGGCAGCCACACGTGAGGAAGCGAAAATCCTCTTATTAACATTACATCAAACATGTGACAGACACATCATCCTGCTGCCCCCAAGCAAGCTAACAGGACAAGCAACACGAATAGCAAGGGTTAGACCTACCAAGGCACACGATCGAAACACCAAACCAAACACGAAGCGTGCGTCCGAAGCGAACCCACACGCACGATGGGGACAGGCGCGGTATGCAGCGAAAGTAGAAGGGTCCATAGGATCGGCCAATGGTGGTAAAGGGAAGTGGGCGGAGGCTTTCATGGGACCCATGTCACTCCGCTCACCTCCTCCTATCTCGAGCTACTTGTTTGAGAACTAGTTCGGCAGTTATCCATAAAGCGGCAGAGATCATTCGTACACCGCCATGTATACGCACACTCGCACATGATTTGATGAGACGACGTATTTTTCTTTCATCATCCAAATGGAGTTCGGAGAGGTCTTCTCCTAAGGCACGAGACCgctctctcctcctctccctccgCGTCGTCTCCTCGCCGCCTGCCGGAATTCCTCTCACTCCCCGATCTCGGCGCTTCATCCGCCGGATATACCTCTCGTTTTTTCTCCGCCTGCCATGGCTTCTTGTCTTCTAAGCCTCTTTCAAACCAGAAGATCGAGGAGTCTCAGCTTGCTACTAAGAAGGAGGAGGATAATGAGGAGGTGGTTCTTCCTATCTTCTTCGAAACAGTTTGTTCCTTTTTGTTGTCCGATTTTTTAGTAACAAGGGGGGATTTCAGAGATTTGGGATGGGGTCAAAGCGTTGTATGAATGCTGggtgtcggcgatggagccggtCGGCGAGGGGGAGTGAAGGGATGGGGGTTGAAATCGGGTGGATTCACCAATCTCTGCGACAACTTtgagtatgtatgtgtgtatgtatatttatatatctttttcttggatcctttgtGTTTAATTTGTGCGCCTTGCTTGATTGTAATACTTTCTCTTTGTTTGTGTGATTATAGGCTTCGTCCTGATGCTGTGAAGGTGTTCCTTTTGGCAGTGGAATTCGGTTATTATCGGTTTTTGCTCTGTTTTTAAGGAGATCATGGATTT contains these protein-coding regions:
- the LOC105045984 gene encoding vicilin-like seed storage protein At2g28490, coding for MVSAMGDRTASAILALLLLSSWCLMVVMAGRGMEGREKRVEEKAHRSPEDRGLFILRRSKEVLKTDAGKVRLVMGYRYRGNHSPMHIGFITMEPNTLYIPQYIDASLILFVRRGEAKVGYIYKNKLVEKRLRSGYIDAIPAGSSFYIVNSGKSERLHIICSIDNWESMDYGAYPQSFYIGGGVHPRSVLSGFDASTLSAAFNVSSDQLEMVLNRQRGGPIIRLSGEAADQPDYLSSIMQLKERMVQEKEMDSDDDDEAEQEEDDLWTWRCLLKSLLGKGDCRVQRRHRLVHSPASYNLYDTKPSYRNDYGYSIAIDKHDYSALRHSNLGVYLVNLKAGAMLSPHVNPTATEYGIILRGSGTIQVVFPNGTAAMNAKVSEGDVFWIPRYFPFCQIASDGAPLEFFGFTTSARKNRPQFLVGKSSLLHGMRGPELAAAFGVSEEQLERLVKAQREAVILPTSPHREMEESGKKWKGEEVLVMKRGLFA